The following proteins are co-located in the Patescibacteria group bacterium genome:
- a CDS encoding LuxR C-terminal-related transcriptional regulator — MTDQVIHHAVTPSEEEPITLTKRETEILTLVIEGRSSQEVADMLYVSKRTIDFHLANIYEKLQVSNRVQAFRRAARLGLIPFDPHFGESE; from the coding sequence ATGACGGATCAGGTAATTCATCACGCTGTAACGCCCTCAGAAGAGGAGCCGATCACGCTGACCAAGCGCGAGACCGAGATCCTTACGCTGGTAATCGAGGGCCGGTCAAGCCAGGAAGTAGCCGACATGCTGTACGTCTCCAAGCGGACAATCGACTTCCACTTGGCGAACATCTACGAAAAGTTGCAGGTGAGCAACCGCGTGCAGGCCTTCCGGCGAGCAGCTCGCCTAGGCTTGATCCCGTTCGACCCGCACTTCGGAGAATCCGAGTGA
- a CDS encoding glycosyltransferase family 2 protein encodes MSAERNDIKTASVIILNYNGEGLLRRNLASVIKSASLASISTEVIVVDNGSKDNSAQVVKDHKIAKWVPFDQNYGFGDGYNRAVKMTKTDIVVLLNTDIQTEGDFFSPLYKELEDDKVFAVGAYQRVVAGDHEYDDGGTVAEWKRGLLRHRPVFEMYPDRKFSDPINTFYVSGGAGAFNRQKFLDLGGFSPIFRPFYWEDADLCFRAWKKGWKSIFVPKSRCIHHHESTTSMVATPLIKKAHGWKGAYLFTWRAIDNLPMLLVHLFWMPFHVVNALVHRRWEQFWGFWLALKYILVRIKSGTVTTAGVIKNSSNWLN; translated from the coding sequence CTGAGTGCAGAAAGAAACGATATAAAAACTGCTTCTGTAATTATTTTAAACTACAATGGCGAGGGGTTGCTGCGCCGGAATTTGGCGTCGGTGATAAAATCGGCTAGTCTGGCGAGCATTTCAACTGAAGTGATTGTGGTTGATAACGGCTCAAAAGATAACAGTGCGCAGGTGGTTAAAGATCATAAAATCGCCAAATGGGTGCCATTTGATCAGAATTACGGCTTTGGCGATGGTTATAACCGCGCGGTGAAAATGACCAAAACAGACATTGTGGTGTTGCTGAATACCGATATTCAAACCGAGGGTGATTTTTTCAGTCCGTTATATAAAGAATTAGAGGATGACAAAGTTTTTGCGGTTGGCGCGTATCAGCGTGTCGTTGCTGGTGATCATGAATACGACGATGGGGGAACGGTGGCAGAGTGGAAACGGGGCTTGTTGCGCCATCGGCCGGTGTTTGAGATGTATCCTGACCGTAAATTTAGCGATCCGATAAACACTTTCTACGTTAGTGGTGGCGCCGGCGCTTTTAATCGGCAAAAGTTTTTAGATTTAGGTGGATTTTCACCAATTTTTCGGCCGTTTTATTGGGAAGATGCCGATTTGTGTTTTCGGGCTTGGAAAAAAGGTTGGAAATCGATATTTGTGCCAAAAAGCCGCTGTATTCACCATCATGAATCAACTACTTCGATGGTGGCAACGCCATTAATAAAAAAAGCCCATGGCTGGAAGGGTGCGTATCTTTTTACCTGGCGGGCGATAGACAACTTGCCCATGTTGCTGGTGCATTTATTTTGGATGCCGTTTCACGTAGTTAACGCTTTAGTCCATCGGCGGTGGGAGCAGTTTTGGGGGTTTTGGCTAGCGTTGAAATACATTTTGGTCAGAATAAAAAGTGGTACTGTTACGACGGCCGGAGTGATAAAAAACAGTTCAAATTGGCTTAATTAG
- the ychF gene encoding redox-regulated ATPase YchF, which yields MSLNIGIVGLPNVGKSTLFNALTKSGQAAAENYPFCTIEPNVGIVPVPDDRLQKLADVVKTNKLIPATVQFVDIAGLVAGAHKGEGLGNQFLAHIRETDAIAMVVRCFTDENVIHVTGTVDPKSDIETIKLELILADLQTVTKMRGVAETKAKGHDKEAMVLFTALNKVEHTLNQEQLASLADLGDDERSAINSIQLLTNKPFLYIGNVSEADVNKDPSDFGLPSDAILISAKVESELVSLTDSEQAEYLAALGLNESGLTRLIHRAYKTLGLQYFFTAGPKEVRAWTIHQGSTAPIAAGVIHTDFIKGFIRAEVMSYDDLITLGSELKVKEAGKLRIEGKDYVMREGDVVHFRVTS from the coding sequence ATGTCACTAAATATTGGGATTGTTGGACTGCCAAACGTGGGAAAATCGACGTTGTTTAATGCGCTGACCAAATCCGGCCAAGCCGCGGCAGAGAACTACCCATTTTGCACCATCGAGCCAAACGTGGGCATTGTGCCGGTGCCAGATGATCGCCTGCAAAAACTGGCAGATGTAGTTAAAACCAACAAACTAATCCCCGCCACCGTGCAATTTGTCGATATTGCCGGGCTGGTGGCCGGCGCGCACAAGGGTGAGGGTTTGGGCAATCAGTTTTTAGCCCACATTCGCGAAACCGATGCTATCGCCATGGTGGTGCGCTGTTTTACCGATGAAAATGTGATCCACGTGACGGGCACTGTTGACCCCAAATCTGACATCGAAACCATCAAACTAGAACTAATCTTAGCCGACCTGCAAACGGTGACAAAAATGCGCGGCGTGGCAGAAACCAAAGCCAAAGGCCACGACAAAGAGGCAATGGTTCTGTTTACCGCGTTAAATAAAGTTGAACACACCTTAAATCAAGAACAACTTGCGAGCCTTGCCGATCTTGGCGATGACGAGCGAAGCGCTATCAATTCGATTCAATTATTAACCAACAAACCGTTTCTTTACATTGGCAATGTTAGCGAAGCAGATGTGAACAAAGATCCGAGTGATTTTGGCCTACCAAGTGACGCAATTTTGATCTCGGCCAAAGTGGAATCGGAGTTAGTATCGCTTACTGACAGCGAACAAGCGGAATACCTAGCTGCACTTGGACTAAATGAATCTGGTTTAACCCGATTAATCCATCGCGCCTACAAAACTTTGGGCTTGCAATACTTTTTCACCGCTGGGCCAAAGGAAGTGCGGGCATGGACTATTCACCAAGGCTCAACCGCGCCAATTGCCGCCGGCGTTATTCATACCGATTTTATTAAAGGATTTATTCGCGCCGAAGTAATGTCTTATGATGATTTAATTACTCTGGGATCTGAACTAAAAGTAAAAGAAGCCGGCAAATTGCGCATTGAGGGCAAGGATTACGTGATGCGCGAAGGCGACGTGGTACATTTTAGGGTAACGAGCTAG
- a CDS encoding Clp protease N-terminal domain-containing protein has protein sequence MCPPHSVEEASTDPYDTIDLLEQDIESRDRTIADLRRENAQLLTRVNELGQQKATAETLAEDLQRDIALLRREIQRLQCQDTTTQPEDAPPATPWFANISFSTNAWEVLAVRAPAVAREFSENYVSTEHLLLAILRVPDCTAAKFLDYRGVTERIIAEVNRQAMRGDDRTTAEPQLTPRCKRCVELAINEAAGDTFGTGYMLLGLIQDGEGLAARVLTKICGVTLESARRELQALRQPNPTPTPA, from the coding sequence ATGTGCCCACCGCATTCCGTTGAGGAAGCGTCGACTGACCCATACGACACAATCGACCTTCTTGAACAAGACATCGAGAGTCGCGACCGAACCATTGCTGATCTGCGCCGAGAGAACGCCCAGCTGTTGACCCGCGTCAACGAGCTTGGTCAGCAGAAAGCCACAGCTGAGACGCTAGCTGAGGATCTCCAGCGAGACATAGCGCTGTTGCGCCGTGAGATCCAGCGCTTGCAATGTCAGGACACAACCACGCAGCCTGAAGATGCACCGCCAGCAACGCCATGGTTTGCGAACATCAGTTTCAGCACGAACGCATGGGAAGTGCTTGCCGTGCGTGCACCGGCGGTTGCCCGCGAGTTCAGCGAGAACTACGTCTCCACAGAGCATCTGTTGCTCGCGATACTCCGAGTTCCCGATTGTACTGCGGCGAAGTTTCTGGACTATCGCGGTGTCACCGAGCGCATCATTGCCGAGGTAAACCGGCAAGCGATGCGGGGAGATGATCGAACAACGGCTGAACCGCAACTAACCCCGCGCTGCAAGCGATGTGTCGAATTAGCGATCAACGAAGCTGCGGGCGACACTTTCGGCACCGGATACATGCTGCTCGGTTTGATCCAAGACGGTGAAGGTCTGGCGGCTCGTGTCTTGACCAAGATCTGCGGCGTGACACTCGAATCGGCTCGACGGGAGCTTCAAGCGCTGCGCCAACCCAATCCCACCCCAACGCCTGCGTAA